In Streptomyces ambofaciens ATCC 23877, a single genomic region encodes these proteins:
- a CDS encoding pyridoxamine 5'-phosphate oxidase family protein produces the protein MSPSIQRPDAVTVPESVEAFLTGTALVAAFTTPRPNGTPHVAPVRFTWDAAAGLARVMTVSSSRKARNLLAAPGSRVALCQVDGFRWVTLEGTGTVVTDPARVELGARLYARRYWSAPPTPPGRVVIEITVDHLLSLNA, from the coding sequence ATGTCGCCGTCGATACAGCGCCCGGACGCCGTGACGGTGCCCGAATCGGTCGAGGCGTTCCTGACCGGTACGGCGCTCGTCGCCGCGTTCACGACGCCGCGGCCCAACGGCACGCCGCACGTGGCCCCCGTGCGTTTCACCTGGGACGCGGCCGCCGGCCTCGCGCGGGTGATGACGGTCTCCTCCTCGCGCAAGGCCCGTAACCTGCTCGCGGCGCCCGGCAGCCGGGTGGCGCTGTGCCAGGTGGACGGTTTCCGGTGGGTGACGCTGGAGGGCACCGGCACGGTGGTGACCGACCCCGCGCGGGTGGAACTCGGCGCCCGGCTCTACGCCCGCCGGTACTGGTCCGCCCCGCCCACCCCGCCCGGCCGGGTGGTCATCGAGATCACGGTCGACCAC